Proteins from one Mucilaginibacter jinjuensis genomic window:
- a CDS encoding glycoside hydrolase family 125 protein — MQRRKFVQNIGLLSAGVILSKTGLAAAPGQFPVVRVAADKRHFRSEAIEAAIKQFKSSVKDAEQSWLFENCFPNTLDTTVFHEVVNGVPDTYVITGDIDAMWLRDSCAQVWPYITFIKNDAKLRELIAGVINRQARFVLKDPYANAFYKDANKISEWKSDHTDMKPGVHERKWEIDSLCYTIRLAHGYWKESGDTKPFTSEWKNAIALILKTFKEQQRKTGPGSYHFQRETDKPTDTIPMDGYGFPVKPTGLICSMFRPSDDATIYPYLIPSNFFAVVSLKQAAEMVKTISGDNALSAELLALATEVEAAIKQHAIYKHPVFGDIYAFEVDGFGNHNLMDDANVPSLLALPYLNAVELSDPIYQNTRKFALSDSNPYFYKGKVAEGIGGPHVGKPDMVWPLSIIARGLTSTDNEEIKLCLAMLKRSHADKGFMHESFNKDNAANFTRSWFAWANTIYGEFLWETLKNRPQLLG, encoded by the coding sequence ATGCAACGACGCAAATTTGTACAAAACATAGGCCTGCTATCAGCCGGTGTAATATTATCTAAAACAGGGCTGGCTGCGGCACCGGGGCAATTCCCGGTGGTGCGTGTAGCGGCAGATAAGAGACACTTCAGAAGTGAAGCTATCGAGGCCGCCATTAAACAATTTAAATCATCAGTTAAAGATGCCGAGCAAAGCTGGTTGTTTGAAAACTGTTTCCCAAATACCTTAGATACCACGGTATTTCATGAAGTAGTTAACGGCGTGCCCGATACTTATGTAATAACCGGCGATATTGACGCGATGTGGCTGCGCGATAGCTGTGCGCAGGTTTGGCCATACATTACCTTCATTAAAAATGATGCTAAGTTACGCGAACTGATTGCCGGTGTAATTAATCGCCAGGCCAGGTTTGTATTGAAAGATCCTTATGCTAACGCATTCTACAAGGATGCCAATAAAATAAGCGAATGGAAATCTGATCATACAGATATGAAGCCCGGTGTGCACGAGCGCAAATGGGAGATAGACTCGCTGTGTTACACCATCCGCCTGGCTCATGGCTATTGGAAAGAGAGCGGCGATACAAAACCTTTTACCAGCGAATGGAAAAATGCTATAGCCCTCATCCTGAAAACCTTTAAAGAGCAGCAACGCAAAACAGGCCCGGGTAGTTATCATTTCCAACGCGAAACAGATAAACCAACCGATACCATCCCGATGGACGGCTACGGTTTCCCGGTTAAGCCAACCGGCTTAATTTGCTCTATGTTTAGGCCGAGCGATGATGCTACCATTTATCCATACTTAATACCATCTAACTTTTTTGCGGTAGTAAGCTTAAAACAAGCTGCAGAGATGGTTAAAACCATAAGCGGCGACAATGCACTGTCGGCCGAATTACTGGCACTGGCTACAGAGGTTGAAGCGGCCATAAAACAACATGCCATTTACAAACACCCGGTATTTGGCGATATTTATGCTTTTGAGGTTGATGGTTTCGGCAACCATAATTTAATGGACGATGCCAACGTACCAAGCCTGCTTGCCCTGCCATACTTAAATGCAGTAGAGCTGAGCGACCCGATCTATCAGAATACGCGCAAGTTTGCCTTATCAGATTCGAACCCTTATTTCTACAAAGGTAAAGTTGCCGAAGGCATAGGCGGTCCGCATGTTGGTAAACCCGATATGGTATGGCCACTAAGCATTATTGCCCGCGGACTAACCAGTACCGATAACGAAGAAATTAAGCTGTGTTTGGCCATGCTGAAACGTTCGCATGCCGATAAGGGTTTTATGCACGAATCTTTCAATAAAGACAATGCTGCCAACTTTACCCGTAGCTGGTTTGCCTGGGCAAATACTATATACGGCGAGTTTTTATGGGAAACGCTGAAGAACAGGCCTCAGTTACTGGGTTGA
- a CDS encoding efflux RND transporter periplasmic adaptor subunit, producing the protein MKNLLNKHSLPVIATGLLLLSFYSCHSNENTEEVREPYVVPDSLMKTLEVDTVKMQNITYAIKFNGAVDFNTDKVSNIFPLVSGVVQNINVMPGDFVKVGQVLGLVKSSEMANYSSSLTTADANVRLAKKQLDQQQDLFKSGLASKVDITSAEVNYEQAVAAKTAAQRVLSVNGNNTSGDYFIKSPTDGFLVQKNVTNGMAIRPDNSAPMFTVSNLKNVWVEANVYEENISKVHEGDSADITTISYPDKVFKGRVNKLMSVIDPNTKVMKMRVIIDNPNYILKPQMFATVTVNNTENDKAIAIPSSALIFDHSQYYVIVVKGKKDVQIRPVDVLSTNGKTTYIKSGVTPGDRVVASDAILIYGSLNS; encoded by the coding sequence ATGAAAAATTTATTGAACAAGCATAGTTTACCGGTAATAGCAACAGGTTTGTTATTGTTGAGCTTTTATTCATGCCACTCTAACGAAAACACCGAAGAAGTAAGGGAACCCTACGTAGTGCCCGATTCTTTAATGAAAACGTTGGAGGTGGATACGGTTAAAATGCAGAATATTACCTATGCCATTAAATTTAATGGTGCGGTTGATTTTAATACCGATAAAGTATCCAACATATTTCCACTGGTGAGTGGGGTGGTACAAAACATCAATGTAATGCCCGGCGATTTTGTAAAAGTAGGGCAGGTGCTGGGCCTGGTTAAAAGTAGCGAGATGGCCAACTATTCATCGTCATTAACTACTGCTGATGCTAATGTTCGCCTGGCTAAAAAGCAACTGGATCAACAACAGGATTTGTTTAAAAGCGGTCTGGCATCTAAGGTTGATATTACCAGTGCAGAGGTTAACTATGAGCAGGCTGTAGCTGCGAAAACCGCAGCGCAACGCGTACTGAGCGTTAATGGCAACAATACCAGTGGCGATTACTTTATCAAATCGCCTACAGATGGCTTTTTGGTGCAAAAGAATGTGACCAATGGCATGGCTATCCGCCCGGATAATTCGGCACCTATGTTTACGGTATCAAATCTTAAAAATGTATGGGTTGAGGCCAATGTTTATGAAGAAAACATTAGCAAGGTACATGAAGGCGATAGTGCCGATATAACAACCATATCATACCCCGATAAAGTGTTTAAAGGCCGTGTAAACAAGCTGATGAGTGTGATTGACCCTAACACTAAGGTAATGAAGATGCGGGTAATCATTGATAACCCAAACTACATTCTCAAACCGCAGATGTTTGCTACTGTAACGGTTAACAATACCGAAAATGATAAAGCCATTGCCATACCGAGTAGTGCTTTAATTTTCGACCATAGTCAGTATTACGTGATTGTGGTAAAGGGTAAAAAGGACGTGCAGATTCGACCGGTTGATGTTTTGAGTACCAATGGTAAAACCACCTACATTAAAAGCGGCGTTACACCCGGCGACCGTGTAGTTGCTTCGGATGCAATCCTGATCTATGGATCATTAAATAGTTAA
- a CDS encoding endo-beta-N-acetylglucosaminidase H yields MKRFSNSLLKNAVVPSALVMLMFASACKKDANSANPVGTPEASKVKTDAIGVSGPKGVCYVEVNNNDIRDVGKYKLSTGQQLFDIAIIFAANINYNTSTQQAVLYYNPQVTNVLNNKATYIQSLQAKGIKVLLSILGNHQGAGISNFPTQAAATAFAQQLSNAVTTYGLDGIDFDDEYADYGTNGTGQPNSSSFVYLVTALRQLMPNKIISFYYYGPAASRLSYNGVTVGSKVNYSWNAIYGSYSVPNVPGLSAANLGPAAIDIQSTSASTAASLATQTVNNNYGIYLYYNLPDADSHTYLTSVSNALYGKATTYNP; encoded by the coding sequence ATGAAAAGATTTAGTAATTCGTTGTTAAAAAATGCGGTAGTACCATCGGCTTTAGTTATGCTGATGTTTGCTTCGGCTTGTAAAAAAGATGCAAATTCTGCTAACCCTGTTGGCACACCAGAGGCCAGTAAAGTAAAAACTGATGCCATTGGTGTTAGCGGGCCAAAAGGAGTTTGCTATGTTGAAGTGAACAATAATGACATCCGTGATGTGGGTAAATACAAACTATCTACCGGGCAGCAATTGTTTGATATTGCTATCATTTTTGCGGCCAACATCAACTATAATACCTCTACCCAGCAAGCGGTATTATACTACAACCCACAGGTTACTAACGTGCTGAATAATAAAGCTACTTACATTCAATCATTACAAGCCAAAGGGATTAAGGTTTTGCTGTCTATCCTGGGTAACCACCAGGGTGCCGGTATTTCTAACTTCCCTACACAGGCAGCGGCTACCGCTTTTGCACAGCAATTAAGCAATGCGGTTACCACATACGGCCTGGATGGTATTGATTTTGACGACGAATACGCCGATTACGGTACCAACGGAACCGGACAGCCTAACTCAAGTTCATTTGTTTATTTAGTTACCGCTTTGCGCCAGCTGATGCCGAATAAAATTATATCATTTTATTACTATGGCCCAGCTGCTTCCCGTTTATCATACAACGGTGTAACAGTAGGTTCTAAAGTAAACTACAGCTGGAATGCCATTTACGGTTCTTACTCGGTACCTAATGTACCTGGTTTAAGTGCGGCTAATTTAGGCCCTGCTGCTATTGATATTCAAAGCACCAGTGCAAGTACTGCAGCGTCATTGGCAACACAAACAGTAAATAACAACTACGGTATTTACCTGTATTATAATTTACCTGATGCCGATTCGCATACTTACCTAACCAGCGTATCTAATGCACTGTATGGTAAAGCAACAACCTACAACCCGTAA
- a CDS encoding glycoside hydrolase family 2 protein — protein MQRKLYASILLLFSTLQVPLLSKAQSQYELNSDWKCAKADGLNQSGAQISKPDFNTNAWLPATVPGTVLTTLLNDHKIPDPFYGMNNKHIADIYDKGNAYYTYWFVKDFTEKKPAADKKIFLNLRGVNYTCEIYLNGQPVTAKPHEGMFLRQSYNITNLLSATGKNRLAILVHPAPVPGNPNGGQGGDGTIARNVALQYTAGWDWIQPIRDRNTGIWDKVTIQQTGLVRIQNSHVITLVPGIRMPEGPQKPATIKAAAELENASNKPVKGVLKYMIDGRIVTKAVTLAPSTTTEIALPDLTLNNPKLWWPNGYGTPNLYASQFQFLVNGQVVSDQNNVEVGVRQIETTWNATTQSRQIAVNGQKIFIKGGNWIVSDAMLRLSDARYDAEVHYHKDMNLNLIRVWGGALIERPEFYAACDKYGMLVFQDFWMSGDCNGRWVDPMKKEDQWTRRQYPDNHSLYLASAADQIKLVRNHPSLAIWCAGNEIPPTDDILIPLRDSIMAKLDGTRWFIEYSNSSEMSYNTIGGNGDGPYGIQPIESFWKDRTFPFNSEVGSVGVGDYESLTRFIPSKNLTTPKYSAKVDDVDSVWDYHKYKGVSYRDYLKPYGEPESVRDFAMKAQLANYDQYRALMEGFSSHMWEWYTGTIIWKTQNPWTAMRGQMYDYYLDPNACLYGLRTGSAPLQMAYNPVDGMVTGINNTFKTHRNMMLVVKTYDMTGKDSVLTQVFTSIGPSSVQKIQSFKKEIDELREKQGVFLSLQLLDLNKKVLSNNFYWLPDAKGEYSGLQKIKKSELKVSAKQVTKGKVEVTLSNPSNAPVAFFNRLALISGQTKQRILPAFADDNYLSVMPGETRKVIITYPLEQQTDMQLNIKGWNVAEQTVAITN, from the coding sequence ATGCAAAGAAAACTTTACGCTTCTATTTTACTGTTATTTTCTACCCTGCAAGTTCCGTTGCTGAGTAAAGCACAGAGCCAGTATGAACTCAATTCGGATTGGAAATGTGCCAAGGCCGATGGGCTTAATCAATCCGGCGCGCAGATCAGCAAACCCGACTTCAATACAAATGCCTGGCTGCCTGCCACAGTGCCCGGTACGGTATTAACGACCCTGCTAAACGATCACAAAATCCCCGATCCTTTTTACGGGATGAACAATAAACACATTGCCGATATTTACGATAAAGGCAATGCCTACTATACTTATTGGTTTGTAAAGGATTTTACTGAAAAAAAGCCCGCTGCCGATAAAAAGATATTTCTGAACCTTAGAGGCGTTAACTATACCTGCGAGATTTATTTAAACGGCCAGCCGGTTACTGCTAAGCCCCATGAGGGGATGTTTCTGCGTCAATCGTACAACATTACTAACCTGCTAAGTGCAACCGGTAAAAACAGGCTGGCTATTCTGGTTCATCCGGCACCTGTACCGGGTAACCCCAATGGTGGCCAGGGTGGCGATGGTACTATTGCCCGAAACGTAGCCCTGCAATACACCGCAGGTTGGGATTGGATCCAGCCCATTCGCGATCGTAATACCGGGATTTGGGATAAGGTAACCATCCAGCAAACAGGCTTGGTGCGTATTCAAAACTCTCATGTAATAACATTGGTGCCCGGCATCCGTATGCCCGAAGGCCCGCAAAAACCGGCAACCATTAAAGCTGCTGCCGAACTCGAAAATGCAAGCAACAAACCCGTAAAAGGTGTTTTAAAATATATGATAGATGGCCGTATTGTTACCAAAGCAGTAACGCTTGCACCATCCACGACAACCGAAATAGCATTACCGGATTTAACGCTGAACAACCCCAAACTATGGTGGCCAAACGGTTATGGCACACCAAACTTATATGCAAGCCAGTTCCAGTTTTTAGTTAACGGACAGGTAGTATCCGACCAAAACAATGTGGAAGTAGGGGTAAGGCAAATTGAAACCACATGGAATGCTACCACCCAAAGCCGCCAGATAGCAGTTAACGGACAAAAGATCTTTATTAAAGGTGGCAACTGGATTGTATCAGACGCGATGCTGCGTTTAAGTGATGCACGTTACGATGCCGAGGTGCATTACCACAAGGATATGAATCTGAACCTCATTCGTGTTTGGGGTGGGGCATTGATTGAGCGACCAGAGTTTTATGCAGCCTGTGATAAATATGGTATGCTGGTTTTCCAGGATTTCTGGATGTCGGGCGATTGTAATGGCCGTTGGGTTGACCCGATGAAAAAGGAAGACCAATGGACTCGCCGCCAGTATCCGGATAATCATTCGCTTTATTTGGCTTCAGCTGCCGATCAGATTAAATTGGTTCGTAACCATCCATCACTGGCTATCTGGTGTGCAGGTAATGAGATCCCACCAACTGATGATATTTTGATCCCGCTTCGCGATAGTATCATGGCTAAACTGGATGGTACACGCTGGTTTATCGAATACTCTAACTCGAGCGAGATGTCGTACAATACCATTGGCGGTAATGGGGATGGTCCTTACGGGATCCAACCGATCGAAAGTTTCTGGAAAGACCGTACGTTCCCTTTTAACTCAGAAGTAGGTTCGGTTGGTGTGGGCGATTATGAATCGTTAACTCGGTTTATCCCTTCCAAAAATCTAACTACACCAAAATACAGTGCCAAGGTTGATGATGTGGATTCTGTTTGGGATTACCATAAATACAAAGGTGTTAGCTACCGCGATTATTTAAAACCTTACGGTGAGCCCGAAAGCGTGCGCGATTTTGCCATGAAGGCACAACTGGCCAATTACGACCAGTACCGTGCCCTAATGGAAGGCTTTAGCTCGCACATGTGGGAGTGGTATACCGGTACCATCATCTGGAAAACACAAAACCCATGGACTGCCATGCGAGGCCAGATGTATGATTATTACCTGGACCCCAATGCTTGTTTATACGGTTTGCGTACCGGCAGTGCGCCATTACAAATGGCCTATAACCCGGTTGATGGTATGGTTACCGGTATAAACAATACCTTTAAAACACACCGCAACATGATGCTGGTTGTTAAAACCTATGACATGACAGGAAAGGATTCTGTTTTAACGCAGGTGTTTACATCGATAGGCCCATCATCGGTACAAAAAATCCAATCTTTCAAAAAAGAAATTGATGAGCTGCGCGAAAAGCAAGGTGTGTTTTTGAGCCTGCAATTATTGGATCTGAATAAGAAAGTACTCAGTAATAACTTCTATTGGTTGCCGGATGCCAAAGGAGAATACTCGGGCTTGCAAAAAATTAAAAAGTCTGAGCTGAAAGTATCAGCCAAGCAGGTTACTAAAGGCAAGGTAGAGGTAACTTTGAGTAATCCTTCAAATGCGCCTGTTGCATTTTTCAACAGATTGGCGTTAATTAGCGGCCAAACCAAGCAACGCATACTACCAGCATTTGCAGATGATAATTATTTATCGGTTATGCCCGGCGAAACCAGGAAAGTTATTATCACTTACCCGCTGGAACAACAAACCGATATGCAATTAAACATCAAAGGCTGGAACGTTGCCGAGCAAACAGTTGCCATAACTAATTAA
- a CDS encoding HAMP domain-containing sensor histidine kinase gives MKIKNRLAFNFSLITSGVLLGILTVIYFVFYSFVKNDFYEHLKDRAKVAAQLYLEADEISTDSLGHVRERYLDKLPEELIGIYDERNQSFIAHKHQYWSDKVIDDVRRKKHVQFAEGKRQAVGIYYNDNQGNFVILVSALDEQNNNQLLDMAKIMLVAFIIINGGIFFVGRWFAQRSLSPIDGLIRQMQRITVNDLHLRVAEGTGKDEITELAQNFNRLLERLDNAFELQQTFVTNASHELRTPVTSIVGEIEIALNKERSPDEYRHLLNSVLNDSERLNDTITGLMELAQSDMAYTRATLSPVMIDELIWEMHDYWSKRRDAGKLIIDIQQMPDDANALAIMANRALLTIAFNNVVGNAFKFSNNQPVTCTLNVDDSFINISIKDVGIGIPTEDTQKIFTSFYRSPNSRSFKGSGIGLYVTQKIIQLFNGTIAVNSTKEGSEFLLKFPVSKF, from the coding sequence ATGAAAATTAAAAACAGGCTGGCCTTCAATTTTTCGCTCATTACGTCGGGGGTGCTGCTTGGTATTTTAACCGTTATTTACTTTGTTTTCTACTCGTTTGTAAAGAATGATTTCTACGAACATCTGAAAGACCGCGCCAAAGTTGCTGCCCAACTCTACCTCGAGGCAGATGAAATTTCGACCGATTCACTCGGCCACGTGCGTGAGCGTTACCTCGATAAATTACCTGAAGAACTTATCGGTATTTATGATGAGCGCAACCAATCCTTCATCGCTCATAAGCATCAATACTGGTCGGATAAGGTTATCGATGACGTGCGCCGTAAAAAGCATGTCCAGTTTGCCGAAGGTAAAAGGCAGGCCGTAGGTATTTACTACAATGATAACCAGGGTAATTTCGTGATCTTGGTTTCTGCACTCGATGAGCAAAACAATAACCAGTTACTGGATATGGCCAAAATTATGCTGGTGGCCTTTATCATTATCAACGGTGGGATCTTTTTTGTAGGCCGTTGGTTTGCGCAGCGGTCACTATCACCTATTGACGGCTTAATCCGGCAGATGCAGCGTATTACCGTTAATGACCTGCATTTGCGGGTGGCAGAAGGCACAGGCAAAGATGAAATTACCGAACTGGCCCAAAACTTCAATCGCCTGCTCGAACGCCTGGATAATGCTTTCGAACTACAACAGACCTTTGTAACCAATGCCTCGCACGAGTTGCGCACGCCTGTAACCAGTATTGTAGGTGAGATCGAGATTGCCTTAAACAAGGAAAGATCACCGGATGAGTACAGGCACTTATTGAACTCCGTGTTAAATGATTCGGAAAGGTTAAACGATACGATAACCGGACTAATGGAACTGGCCCAGTCTGACATGGCGTACACCCGCGCCACCCTAAGCCCGGTAATGATTGATGAACTGATCTGGGAAATGCATGATTACTGGAGCAAACGAAGGGATGCGGGTAAGCTTATCATCGATATACAACAAATGCCCGATGATGCCAACGCTTTGGCTATTATGGCTAACAGGGCATTATTAACTATAGCTTTTAATAACGTTGTTGGTAACGCGTTTAAATTTTCCAATAATCAGCCGGTTACCTGTACTTTAAATGTAGATGATAGCTTTATCAATATCAGCATTAAAGATGTAGGCATAGGCATCCCGACTGAAGATACGCAGAAGATATTTACCTCGTTTTACCGCAGCCCTAACAGCCGTTCATTTAAAGGCAGCGGCATCGGGCTATATGTAACCCAGAAAATAATCCAGCTTTTTAATGGTACCATTGCCGTAAACTCAACCAAAGAAGGGTCAGAATTTCTGCTCAAATTCCCTGTTTCGAAATTCTAA
- a CDS encoding TolC family protein — protein MHRKFVIVLIPIQLWCMAVIGACAYAQAPNSDTLKVNIKQVEEQFLKNNLTLIAQKYNIDNASAQIITARLFPNPDFNFQNGILNDTHDAYKNQSVGISQLFTTAGKRNKNIQLAKIGVEQAKDQFFDLIRTLKFTLRTDFYTIYYNQQSAKVYDQEIGSLSKTLTAFKEQYAKGNIAQKEVLRIQSQLYSLQAEYNGLVTDIDTTQSELKMLIKASPNSYIVPVVDADLNSKESVTSIPYGKLLDSAYVNRYDLKNARATVDYNNMNLQLQKATAVPDVNLSLGYDKYGSFNNNYVGGGIEFNLPFFNRNQGGIKQARIAIDQSKVQLENQQNQIAMDLATSYKGALRLEKLYNSFDPAFKGDFTHLIQEVYKNYQLRNISLLEFIDFYDSFKTNTIQLNSIQLSKITSLEQLNYVTGTPFFNQQ, from the coding sequence ATGCACCGAAAATTTGTTATCGTTCTTATCCCAATTCAACTATGGTGTATGGCTGTTATCGGTGCTTGTGCTTATGCGCAAGCACCTAACAGTGATACATTGAAGGTCAATATTAAGCAAGTTGAAGAACAATTCCTAAAAAATAACCTCACACTTATTGCGCAAAAGTATAACATAGACAATGCCAGCGCACAAATTATCACAGCAAGGTTATTCCCCAATCCAGATTTTAATTTTCAGAATGGTATCCTCAACGATACACACGATGCATACAAAAATCAGTCGGTAGGTATTTCTCAATTGTTTACTACTGCGGGTAAGCGCAATAAAAACATCCAGTTAGCCAAAATTGGCGTAGAGCAGGCCAAAGATCAGTTCTTTGACCTCATCCGTACATTAAAATTTACCCTGCGGACAGATTTTTATACCATTTACTATAACCAGCAATCGGCCAAGGTATATGATCAGGAGATAGGTTCATTAAGCAAAACCTTAACGGCGTTTAAAGAGCAATACGCCAAAGGCAATATTGCCCAAAAGGAAGTGCTGCGTATCCAATCGCAACTATATTCTTTACAGGCTGAATATAACGGCTTGGTTACCGATATAGACACAACGCAAAGTGAATTGAAAATGCTAATCAAGGCATCGCCCAACAGCTATATAGTACCTGTGGTAGATGCTGATCTGAACAGTAAGGAATCAGTTACTTCAATCCCTTATGGTAAACTGCTCGATTCGGCTTATGTAAACCGTTACGATCTTAAAAATGCCCGTGCCACGGTTGATTATAATAACATGAATTTGCAACTGCAAAAAGCTACTGCCGTGCCCGATGTTAATCTTTCTTTAGGTTACGATAAGTACGGATCATTCAATAATAATTACGTAGGAGGGGGGATTGAGTTTAACCTGCCATTCTTTAACCGCAACCAGGGTGGGATTAAACAAGCCCGCATTGCGATAGACCAAAGCAAGGTTCAACTCGAAAATCAGCAGAACCAGATAGCGATGGATCTGGCAACATCATACAAAGGTGCGTTGCGACTGGAGAAATTGTATAACAGTTTCGACCCGGCATTTAAAGGTGATTTTACGCACCTCATTCAGGAAGTATATAAGAACTATCAACTGAGAAACATCAGCCTGCTGGAGTTTATAGATTTCTACGATTCGTTTAAAACCAATACCATCCAGTTAAATAGTATCCAGCTGAGCAAAATCACCTCGCTCGAGCAGCTGAACTACGTTACAGGCACGCCATTTTTTAACCAGCAATAA
- a CDS encoding response regulator transcription factor, translating to MKILIIEDEPKVASFLVKGLQEANYQVSLAGDIASAKRTFDNDHFNLLIMDVLLPDGSGMELCRYVRKSDTAIPILMLTALDSVDSKVTGLQAGADDYLVKPFHFSELLARIEALLRRSKSQQTDAQILTFADLKLNTWNKTAERAGTEITLTAKEYALLELFMQHPNKTLSREYIAEKVWGIDFDTRTNFIDVYVNYLRNKIEKGFSSKLIYTIIGMGYILKEK from the coding sequence ATGAAAATTCTAATAATTGAGGACGAGCCCAAAGTTGCTTCATTCTTAGTAAAAGGCCTTCAGGAAGCTAATTACCAGGTTAGTTTGGCCGGTGATATTGCATCAGCCAAAAGAACGTTCGACAATGATCATTTTAACCTGCTTATTATGGACGTGCTGTTGCCGGATGGCAGCGGGATGGAACTTTGTCGCTATGTTAGAAAATCAGACACGGCTATCCCCATATTAATGCTTACGGCTTTAGATAGCGTCGACAGCAAAGTTACCGGACTGCAAGCCGGTGCCGACGATTATTTAGTTAAACCATTTCATTTCAGTGAATTATTGGCGCGTATTGAAGCCTTGCTGCGCAGATCGAAGAGTCAGCAAACAGATGCTCAAATCCTTACTTTTGCCGATCTCAAACTTAACACCTGGAACAAAACTGCCGAACGTGCCGGCACCGAAATTACTTTGACCGCCAAAGAATATGCCCTGCTGGAGCTGTTTATGCAACACCCCAACAAAACGCTATCCAGAGAATATATTGCCGAGAAAGTTTGGGGGATTGACTTCGATACCCGTACTAATTTTATAGATGTGTACGTTAATTACCTGCGCAACAAAATAGAGAAGGGCTTTAGCAGTAAGCTTATTTATACCATTATAGGCATGGGCTACATTTTAAAAGAAAAATAG